Proteins from one Panicum virgatum strain AP13 chromosome 7K, P.virgatum_v5, whole genome shotgun sequence genomic window:
- the LOC120641271 gene encoding protein JINGUBANG-like, with amino-acid sequence MPLLPRLCMATGTGDGDGEASGKGGDGKQLATAISSSSSTVSTSSSAAAAAVSEASSSASLPSLPSLSAAGALAASFAHVATLRPLSAAPSAAIVAVAGDSLRRLVVARPAAVALHDLSTLEATSTSDAADAAAAAGSVKCAAHLHGGAAAVTGHQDGRLRLWRVSSRSPARLRLAAALPTVADRLRRFPVPSNHVTVRRHHRRLWIEHADTVSGVAASADGRLLFSVSWDKTLKVWALPSLRCLQSLPAHDDAVNAVAVAPDGTVYTGSADKRVRVWAPRPAPDKAARRARGKKHQPAYHLVATLSRHTAAVNALAVGCGGRELYSGGNDRSVVVWEREDSASQMVAIGALRGHRKAVLAIACAAGGLVVSGSADQTVRAWRRAADGRGYACVAVIDVHGAAVRSVAAAPAPQKRPRGDGGANDEEWRVCSASFDGEVRVWSLRVASGL; translated from the coding sequence ATGCCGCTTCTCCCGCGGCTCTGCATGGCCACCggcaccggcgacggcgacggggaggcgagcggcaagggcggcgacgGCAAGCAGCTGGCCACGGCGATatcgtcctcctcgtcgaccgtctccacgtcgtcctccgccgcggcggcggccgtgtcgGAGGCGTCCTCGTCGGCGTCCCTCCCTTCGCTCCCGTCGCtctcggccgccggcgccctcgccGCGTCCTTCGCCCACGTCGCCACGCTCCGCCCCCTGtccgccgcgccgtcggccGCCATCGTCGCCGTGGCGGGGGACTCCCTCCGCAGGCTCGTCgtcgcgcggccggcggccgtggcgctcCACGACCTGTCCACGCTcgaggccacctccacctccgacgcggcggacgccgccgcggccgcgggctcCGTCAAGTGCGCGGcgcacctccacggcggcgcggcggccgtgaCGGGCCACCAGGACGGGCGGCTGCGGCTGTGGCGGGTCTCCTCGCGCTCGCCCGCcaggctccgcctcgccgccgcgctccccaCGGTGGCCGATCGCCTCCGCCGGTTCCCCGTCCCGTCCAACCACGTGAccgtccgccgccaccaccgccggctcTGGATCGAGCACGCCGACACCGTGTCCGGCGTCGCGGCCTCCGCAGACGGCCGCCTCCTCTTCTCCGTCTCCTGGGACAAGACCCTCAAGGTCTGGGCCCTCCCGTCGCTCCGCTGCCTGCAGTCGCTGCCGGCGCACGACGACGCCGTgaacgccgtcgccgtggcgcccGACGGCACGGTGTACACGGGGTCCGCCGACAAGCGCGTCCGCGTGTGGGCGCCCCGCCCCGCGCCCGACaaggccgcccgccgcgcgcgtggCAAGAAGCACCAGCCCGCCTACCACCTGGTCGCCACCCTGTCCCGGCACACGGCGGCGGTGAACGCCCTAGCCGTCGGGTGCGGGGGCCGGGAGCTTTATTCGGGCGGCAACGACCGGTCCGTCGTGGTGTGGGAGCGGGAGGACAGCGCGAGCCAAATGGTCGCGATCGGGGCGCTGAGGGGCCACCGCAAGGCGGTGCTCGCCAtcgcgtgcgcggccggcggGCTCGTCGTCAGCGGGTCCGCGGACCAGACGGTGCGCGCCTGGCGGCGCGCCGCGGACGGCAGGGGGTACGCGTGCGTTGCCGTGATCGACGTGCACGGCGCCGCGGTCAGGTCggtcgcggcggcgccagcgccgcAGAAGCGGCCGCggggggacggcggcgccaaCGACGAGGAGTGGCGGGTGTGCAGCGCGAGCTTCGACGGCGAGGTGCGGGTCTGGTCGCTGCGGGTGGCGTCGGGTTTGTAG